In Setaria italica strain Yugu1 chromosome IX, Setaria_italica_v2.0, whole genome shotgun sequence, the genomic stretch TCTTTCACTTGCTTTCCTGTTTCTTCAGGCACTGAAACTCGCAGCGCCGTTGTTTGattgcttgcagttgcaggcaaGGGAGATTGGAAGGGTAAGAGAGCAAGAGCACGAGATGGCAGGCGGCGATGGAGCCAAGTCATCGGCCTCCATGGAGGAAGAGGTAATCTTTGCGTGATTTCAGCGAACTGGTTTCTGGCAGAAAACATGCATTGTCTGTACATGGCTTGTTGTTTCCACTACCTGGGTTACTTGGATTAGTACCTGCTTGGACATTCTGAGTTATTGATCTCAAAGAGATCTTTTTTTCGGGACTACGGGGATCTTAACAACGTAAACGCAGTAGAGAGATCGAGTAGAGTTCAGTTTTCGCAGAGCTGATGATGGGCTCTATTTCGAAATACATGACGGCCAATTATTCGTTTTGAATAAATTTTGTGTGTGTTGAGGTATTCCAGTTCTGAATGCTGCTGGGTTtgtttatgaattatgaaaGTGTTCTTGAAACTATCCTGAAGTTCCTGAACCATGTTCATACAACTTCCCAAGATAGATGCAGTAGCGTTCCCTAACTCCTTTCTTTCTTGCCTGAAAATGTATAACCGACAAGCAGCTTAGGAAAACAGGGGATAAAGGGAAAAGATGAGGTTCCCGTGTCTGCCCATTTCAGCTTTCAGTTTCTTTAACGAAACAAATATCTTGCATTTAGTGCTAAACTGCAAATACTCATaacttgcaaaagtttcttcaGTTTTCCCCTTTTTTGACACCACAGTGATGTTTTCTTTTCTGGCCTTAATTGTGCCTTAAAGAAAACCATCAGGTTTAACCACTAAAAAAGGCAATTACAGGACATCACCTAATGTGTGCGTCGATTGATTGAGTTGCACCTATCCTCAGCACCTGCTTACTAGCAAACTTTCCATGCCCAACGCATTTAAAGATTCTGCACTATCTTAGTACTAATACCTCTGTAGATTACGCCCAAGAAACTGCTTTTGTTGACCGTAGGCACCAAAGATTTAGTTTAATATACCGTGACGGAATGAACGAAGGATCTAAAGCAAAGTAAACTTTACGCAACCTGCTCTTCAACCCAAGAATCTATTGACTGAAACTCCTGAGGTTCTGAACGACCATGAGGCGATGTGGCCTCGGTCCCGTCGATGATGGACCAGCCCTGCCTCTTTACTGTGACCTAGCTGACCGCCGGAGAATCTCTCTCAGCTTTGCAACTGCATCTGCATGGATTATGCATGAGCGGCGAACGACCCGGTAACAGTTTCAGGAATCCTGTCGTTTTCGTGGCTTCGTTCAGAGATCGCCGTCAGTAGATCGGTCACATGCTTTCGGTGGATCAAAAGCAGCCGCATAGCGCAGCGGCGTCCTTCGTCGGGACGATTTATTGGTCGCGTGAGGGATTGCCCGTTTTGTCATCGCGGGCGCAATGCGATCCCATGAGCGAACGGGTGTGCTTTCGGCCGATCCTCTTTTCAGCCGTGAAATTATGGTTGATCGGGTGGTCAAAAAGGCAAGGGTCGGGTGCCTGAACACATGGTTTAGTGTGTGTATCATGCATTCATGCTGTCATGTCAATCCACTGGAGAAGCGTCTGTGTCTGTGCCGGCATGATGGCCCTGACCCCTGAACAAACGGATTAACCTTCCCTGATTTCCTTCGCTCCCGGGAGATGTTCATGTTCGATGTCTCCGTACACAACTTATGCATcgattttattttcttattttctttctttttccggGGGACATTCAATTATTCAAAAGGATTGCATGTTTAGTCGTGATTTTTACGCATATTCTGTGCAGGCTCTGGTCAGGAGTTTCTGATGCCCTGAACGAATAATTTTGCAGGCATGCGTTGAGAAGAAGTACGGAGGAATTGCACCCAAGAAGCCTTTGATATCCAAGGTACCGACCGTGCACTTCACTAGTACCATCTGTAGAAACAAGCTAGCTAACAGCTTTGATCATTACATTCACCGCGTTCTTGCTTGCTAAGCAGGACCACGAGCGCGCCTACTTCGATTCAGCAGACTGGGTGCTCGGCAAGGTAAGAGAAGAAGAGAACAAAAATGCTCACACCAATATTCAGGCGTGGCACTTTGCACCGTCAGAGCTCAAGCTGTATCTAACCCTGGTTCTTGGAACGCCTCTTGCAGCAAGCTGCAAATAGCAGCACAAGGGCTGCTGTTGAGTCTCTGAAGCCCAAGCTGAAGGTCAGTTGGACCATCTCAACATTCAGTTCAACTAACTATTACTCCTCATAACAAACTTCATCTGAATGAACTCATGAGATTTCTCCAGTACAGAACTTACTATTGGTCTTCTTCTTGCCCTGTCCAGAGAACCCCTCACCACCAGCTGCCCCCTCGCAAGCCGACCTGCGCTTCCACCTGAGACGCTCGGTAAGCAGGCTGTGGCCTCCAAAAACCTGAgcataagggggtgtttggatacgaggtgttaaactttaacagtgtcacatcggatgttcggatgctaattagaagaactaaatatgagctaattataaaactaattgcagaaccttgtgctaattcgcgagacgaatctattaagcctaattaatccatcattagcaaatggttactgtagcaccacattatcaaatcatggactaattaggcttaatagattcgtctcgcgaattacactccatctatgcaattagttttataattagcctatgtttaatactcttaattagcatccaaacatccgatgtgacgggtgttaaactttaacacttggttgccaaacaggccctaaagcaCAGCAAAGACATGACCATCCTTGCGTGTTCGTGCAGTGCAGGCTTCGCATTGCAGCAGCTGGCGGGACTGCTCGGAGGCACGAAGGGGAGGATGCTGAGCTCGGATAAATGCTTGGCTGGTCCGGAATCGTAGGGGTGAATCAGAAACTCGAGGTGCAATTTGGCTACTTGGCAGTTGCAGCCTCTACTATGTCTATCATCAGAACGGATTAATTATCAGTATCATGCTTAAGTTAGATGGCACTTGGTTGGTGTTTGAGCTAAAAGTTTTCTCATTTGGGGGGAAACATTTGTCCAGTATCCACGATCCACGACGGGAGCCCAATATTTGACAACGGTCTGCTATGCCTCCTACCAAGGCCGTCAGCTTATTGGGCTCCTACCGTAAGAATTCGGTACTAACGACCACCCACCACGCGCTATAAACTTTCAGCCTAGTTAGTAGTGGGCTTAATAAACATTTTTCAGCCCAACTAAGTCGCCAGCGCCACGGAAGTACGTTGgactctctcaaaaaaaaaaaaaaagtagtacGTTGTACCTGTAGAACTTAGAAGATTTTTCTTGGGTAATGGAGAGCGAGGTGTCTTTGCTTAGACCCTCTTCTGAAGCTTAGTGTTTGCCTTCTTTGGCCTTTGGGCATATTGTTTATTTTGAACTCGTGCGGAGAGCTTTTGCATAAACGGGTGTGCATGGACTCCAATTGACTGGCTAGCATGTCGATCGTCGGGCATACAATTTCCATCGGGCTACATACATGGAAGAAGATGATTGATGCCCTATCATGGAAGCTCAACACAATCATCCTCCGCGTGCTCAGCCGGCAACACACGCGTGCCGATCTTGTCTAGGCCTATACCCATGGCTTGAGCAGGCAGGCAAAGAGCACGCCACAAAGCAACAACTCCCGTGAACATGCAACCATGCAGGCTGCAAGACTTTTCATCTGGACCCTGCAGGCTGCTGGCTGCAGCTAGCGGGGTACGCAGACAAAATCGGCTAGCCACTGCAGCGTTTTCGTTCGTATTTCACAAGCTTTTTTAGCTGGATGGACGCAGTATAAAGCTATTGtcttattaaaaaaacaatatACCACAAGGGCCAAGGCACAAACCGCTCTACGTATATTTGGTGAGCTTGCAACTCACACTCATCACACTCCTAGTTCAGGTcatgcttttctttttctttttttgaaataacAGGTCATGCTTTTCGCATGTACAGTCTGTCTACTTGACCAGTGTGACCACCTGTTACTTGTCTACACACATACTATATGCATTCAACTCTTTTCATGTTTTTTCTCTGTCCTGATAAGCAGGAATCTATCTATCTATGAGCGAGTGCCTTTCATGCCATTGCATCAATCCAGATCTGGACACAGCTGCGCACAGGAGTCCTTGCAGGACCAGTACCGTGCTTTCTCCCTCTCACACACACTCCCTTTCAGCTTTGGATCTTGTGGCTTTGCTAGCTGCCTCTGCATGTTCTCAAAAAGATCTCATATTTTACTACCCGCAGGTCTCTTTCAGCCTGCTCTTACCTGCTCCGTACCATTTTAAAACTCACTCATGTTCAACATGAGTCATTTAAAAATCTGACCCTCCTGGTcgtttttcttccttcttcaaaTAGAGTAGAGAAAAGCTAAAGGCCTGATCTGACTATATGCTTTCTTTTACTGTTCACAAGCCATTGCTAATAGGAGCCACATGAGTTCATATGACCGGTCATAATAATCATGCTGATCGCATGTCCTGCCTAATTGGCTCAGCATCATTCCATGATTGACCTGGTTTACCAACACCCAACTTCACTTTTGCCTTTAGTGGGACGCTAATTAGTAAGTTACTTATCGGATCGATCGCGCAATCTTCATAAAGATACAATGATGTTTAGGATAAGATCTCGGCTCCATCTTTTTCTCGGATCATTTGTTCTTGGTAATTGGATTGGCTGGCAATAATGCATTTTTGCAACGGTTGCCCGGATCCAGATGCAACGGCAGCCATATGCATCTGCGTATCGATCAGTGTATGGTTGGGAAAGTTGGCATACATAGAACCCATTAAAGCTGTGAGACCCAAGCAAGCAGACACACCCAGACCCAGCATCATGGAAGGACCTTTACAGTTGAAAGTAGGAGGGGGTGTCGTAATGAAGGTTTAAGGATGGAGGACGTTGGTGGCAACAAAAAGAAAGGGGGACAAGATCATGAACCCATTGTTAAACCTATCAAGATCAGCAGGTTGTCAGCTTGGCACACGTCTACGTGTTGCGAGCTGATTGGCGCCAGAGCCCAGAGAGATCACAAAAGCTACAGGCATTCGATCCTTCCCTGATGATGATCTAAGttagattcttttttttttgaattaaatGATCGAGTAAGAATGTAAGATGAGTTTTCTGGTTTTCACCAAAGAAGACTACTCCAAGAACCGTGAATAAATCCAACAACCTTATTCTTTtggcatatacatgcttgcgtCTTTGGCCCTGCGCTAGCGGCGAGTTCCAAGCACGCCAATTGAAGATGCAGCGGGTAGCCCCCCCGGCACTGCTGGCCAGACACACGAGCCTACAGTGCTCGAACTGTGGACCAAAAACGACcaggaacagcagcagcagcctgcatTGTTGGTTGCGGCCTGCTGCCAAGATGCATGCGGCATGCATGGCGATCGAGATCGCCATCGAGCGAGAGCCTTGTCAAAATCTCAGACTTCTGGGGTAACGTCCATCCAATTAGCCTCCcggctgcactgcactgcaccgcGCTGCTCGCGCAACATGGCACGCAGGGGCGGGTGGGAacacgaggacgaggacgggcTTCCCCCTCTCCGGCCCTGCGCTGCGTGTCAACACAGTTCGGCGGCATGGACCAGCCGATCGCCACCAATGGCTGGCCGGAGTTGGCATCAGGGTTCCAGCTCGATCGATCGACCTGCGTGCCCAACCAATAATGTGAGCAGGGACAAGGGAATTCCGGCGCCCCAGGACGCGCCCGCGTTGTGAAGACTACTACATGCAGGCAGATCATATCATCATCGATACAGCCAGCACGCAGCCGCTGGCGTGCGGGTCCCGGGCGCCATGCGTCGCTCCACCAATCATTGGGCAGAGCCCAGAGATCTCGATCGCCGGCGCCACATTTATCAGAGTTGCCGGCCGGCTGCAGCCTGCGCGCGCGCTGCCGTTGCTGCGCCTAAAAACTGAAAACTACTATACCCCCCGTGGCGCCCGCGTGCCCACCCACGGCGAGGAcaggcgccggccgccggtcaGAATCGGGATCGATCGAGAGCGCGTAATAACGAGCCCACGCTACATGTTTAGCGGCGTTGCAAGTCAAGATGGAGGACTATTTGCGCGCCAGCTCTCGATCATGCATCGGCCGGTCTCCTAGTGTAGAACCCGTGATGGAACATGTATGAGAGAAAGGCCAGGGCAGATGGCAAGGACATTGGCGTATCTCAGctcatcatggtgcaacagccAGTGGCCCAGTGCAGAGTGGCTGCGTGCATGCCTGCATCTGCATGGCCACTGAGACATCACGTACTCTGCTATCAGTTAGGCCAGGCCCCCCTAcactctcctcctcctccgctctgGCTCTCTCTATCTACTGTATCACGTACAACTGGTAACTTGGCACGTTGCCGTAGTCCGTAGACGAGTCCGACGTGGCCGAAACTTTCAAGCCGACGGCGAGTCGGCGACGAAGAGGATAAACAAAACTCCGAGGAGAAGGCGCCAAGCAGAGACAGCACACAGCACCAAACGTCGCCACTGACATTAGTGACGAAAGGCGGACCCACATGTCACTCACAGAGAGTGCCGGGCGCAACCAGAGGACAAGGCATGATTGTGGGGTTAGCCTTTATAAGCTCCCAATGCGCCCCACCCCGGCCCGCCGCTGCAGCGAGGGGCTAACCTGGGCGCTGCCGGACGGATTTCCTGCACATTTTTTCCAGGGAGTTTTGTGGAAGCGAGGTGACCTCAGTTGTGCTGAGGGTTTTACGGGGAGAGGATGATCCGGCTAGCATCAACAACACTTTTATTGTTTTGATCCCAAAAGTTGCGAGTCCGGAGGAACTAAATCAATTTAGACCAATCAGTTTGTGGAATGTGATTTACAAGATTGCATCTAAGGTCTTGGCGAATAGATTGAAGATGTTGCTACCAGATATAGTCTCAGAGGAGCAGTCGGCTTTTGTGCTGGGGCGACTAATCATAAATAATATCATAGCAGCTTATGAATACTTGCACTTTATGAAACAGAAGTGCCCCCTAGATCAGCGTTACTGTGCATTAAAATTAGATATGAAGAAGGCTTATGACAGAGTTGAGTGGAGCTATCTCCGTGCAATCATGCTAAAATTGGGCTTCCATCAATTCTGGGTGAATATGGTCATGCGGTTGGTTACAACTGTATCCTTTTTGGTGTTGTTTAACGGTGAATGCCTCGACAGCTTTAAACCTTCTAGAGGTATGCCTCGACACCTTTAAACCTTCTAGAGTACATCATGGTGCCTATTTCCCCTATCTCTTTGTGCTTGCAGCAGAGGGCCTTTCATGCCTGTTGAAGTCTAGAATATAGTGATCAGTCCTCAAAGGAATCATGGTGGCACCATCAGCACCGATGGTGGGTCACGTACTCTTCGCAGATGATAGCCTGCTGCTTTTCAAGGCGAACAGGGAGAATGCAATGGAGATCAAAGATGTTTTGCATCTATACTGTTAGGCATCGGGACAACAAATAAATCTGGAAAAGTCTTCCATCCACTTCGCGAAGGGATGTCGACAGTTATACGAGACGAGATTAAAGAGGTTTTGGAAGTTCAGAATGAATCACTCAGTGAGAAGTACTTGGGTATGCCATCGGATGTTGGGAGCTCGACTAACAGCGCTTTCAAGTATCTAAAAGATCGAGTATGGAAGAGAGTACAGGGATGGATGGAGCAGTGTCTATCGGCAGGAGGGAAGGAGGTACTAATTAAATCAGTCACTCAGGCCATTCCAACTTACTCGATGTTGTGTTTCAAGTTACCTAGAGGTTTGTGCCATCATATTAATAGTCTGCTCCGGAACTTCTGGTGGGGAAGCAaggagggaaaaaggaaaacctATTGGGTTGCATGGGATGATACGGTGAAACCAAAGTTCTTCAGCGGGATTGGTTTTAGGGATATCGAGCTATTTAATCTAGCTCTTCTGGCAAAACAAGCATGGAGGAGCTCTTGTGGTATTTGCGCTCCATAGGACTCTTGGAAACATTCCTTAATTGAGTGCAACTTGGCTAGGTGTGTCCGGCCCTAGAGTGTGAAGAGGTGACTGAACACTCGTGCATGGTAGGCAAAAGCAGTGGAGACAATGCCGAATGATGACCTCACTAGAATTGTGGTCACCATATGGGCAATTTGGTAGGTGCGGAGGAATGCGTTGCATGAAAATTCATTGCAAAGTCCACTATCAACGCATTATTTCATTCAGAGGTTTATTGCTAATCTTGACCTTACCAAGCCTGAGCAACGACCAACAAGAGTCTCAACAAAAGGCACCTAGGTGGATCCCTCCACTAGGGAATGTGATGAAGATTAATGTGGACGCAACAATTTCAAAGAACACGGGCAGATCAGCTGCTGCGGCAATAGCAAGAGTTGGTACTGGCTCTTTCATAGGTGCATCAGTGCTAATTATTGATGGGATTACGGAGCCGGAATCGATGGAAGTAGTTGCTTGCAGATTGCAGAGAGGGACTTACCCTACCTAGTGACCTCGTGCTCAGTGAGGTTCGTCTGGCTTGCGATGGGCATATCGTCCAAGAGATAAAGGCTAGGGCGAGAGCCTTTGAATCTTTTGAGTTCGTTCATGAAAGTAGAGCCTCCCATATGGACTCTCATAATTTAGCTAGAAGCTCAGGTTTTTGTGAGTTAGGTTGATAAGTTTGGTTGTTATAAGGCATTTGCAACCCTATATACCCCGAGTTGATTAATAAAGGGTGGTGGTGTCTAAAAAACCTGGGCGCTGCCGTTAGTGGCCGCGGGCCCCTGCGCGCTCACACTCAAGCTGGGCCCGTGCCCGGTGGGCCCCGAGGTCAGCCGAGTTAGGCCAGGTCACATGCCTCCTGCCTCTCCTCCTCGCGGCGCGGGCCCAGCCCGGGGACAGGGAGTTGGGCTTCGCTTGTTCGCTTGCCTGCCCGCGGAACGCCCCACCCCGACACGCAGCAATGGGAGCTCTCCGCCTCTTCGCACCCAATCACCCATAGTCCCGACACATAAACACTGTCAATCCATGTTCCACAACTACGCAAAAGATCGGTGAAATCCATTCTAAAATCGACTTGATTTGGCGTTTTTCCTCCCCGAAAAGTTGACGAGAAACGACT encodes the following:
- the LOC101759190 gene encoding uncharacterized protein LOC101759190 gives rise to the protein MAGGDGAKSSASMEEEACVEKKYGGIAPKKPLISKDHERAYFDSADWVLGKQAANSSTRAAVESLKPKLKRTPHHQLPPRKPTCAST